Genomic DNA from Candidatus Hydrogenedentota bacterium:
CGGCCAGAAAACGGCATAAAGAAGCCGCACCCCCGACGGAATCACCCGCACCCGCAAGGAGGGCGCGGTGCCTTCCCCGTCCCCGCCATCCCACATCCCATTCGCGATTCTTTTCCCCTCTTCCATCTTTCACCACCCCACAAGAGACTATCGGTATGTAGTCACCTCAAGCCTTCATAGTAATGCGTTATCTGAAGAAAGCATCGTTGAAGATGATGCCTTTACCATCCATATTGTCCACGCCCCAAGGTTGGAGTATTCCTCGCTTGTCAGGCTTTCGCACGGAAACCTGTCCCTCAGGGCCGGCGTCCTTTCGGTACGCTCTGATAAGCGCTTGACAATCGTCCTTGGTGAGCATGGCGTTCTGGACATGAATCTCGACCCGATGCCCGTTCTTCGGAGCAAGCGATGTTTTGCTTGCGACGGTATGCAGAGGAAGGGGGGGGCTCGGTGCCTCCTTACTGCAAGCGCAAAGAAGTAAAAAGAGGGAAACGGGCAGTACCTGTAGCATCTTCATCATATTACCTCGCTCAGTTTGGATCCGCCGTGTCAAACACCTTCGCATCCAGCGATGTTCGCTGCAGAAATGCTCTGTCATTGTTGTACAACCGACGAACAGGATACAAGCATCCTGCGATCTCGTGTTTGCGTCGTGTGCGTTCCCTTCTCCGTGGCTCCGTGGTGAGCCTTCTACTCCCCCGGATAGTGCGTGCGCACGTACTCCTCGACCATTTCGAGGAAGCGCTCCGTCACGCCGACGATGTCGCCGGAGAGGGAGCAGGCCTTCTGGCCGTCCACGAACACGGGGCAGACGGGGGTCTCGCCGTTGCCGGGGAGGCTGATGCCGATGTTGGCGGCTTTGGACTCGCCGGGGCCGTTGACGACGCAGCCCATGACGGCGATCTTCATGCCCTCGACGCCGGGGTGGCGGACGCGCCACTGGGGCATGCGCGCGCGGACGTGGTCCTGCACGCTGCGGGCGAGGCGCTGGAAGGCGTCGCTGGTGGTGCGGCCGCAGCCGGGGCACGCGGTGATGCTGGGGGCGAACTGGCGCAGGCCGAGGGCCTGGAGCAGCTCCTGGGCGGCGTGGACCTCGCCCCGGCGGTCGCCGCCGGGCTCGGGGGTGAGGGAGACGCGGACGGTGTCGCCGATGCCCTCGGCAAGGAGGATGCCCATGGACGCGGCGGACCACACGAGGCCCTTGGCGCCCATGCCGGCCTCGGTGAGCCCGAGGTGCAGGGGCTGGCGGGTCTGCGCGGCGAGGGCGCGGTAGAGGTCCACGAGGTCGGCGGGCCGGCTGGTCTTGCAGGACACCACGATCTGGTCCTCCCGCAGGCCGCAGGCCAGCGCCAGCTCCACGGACTGGAGGGCCGAGAGGACCATGCACTCGTTGTAGACCCCCTCGGAGCTCTTGCCGAGGTCGAGGCGGGTGTTCTCGAGCATCTTCTCCGCCACCAGCTCCGGGTTCAGGGAGCCGATGTTCACGCCGATGCGGACCGGTTTGCCGAGGTCGCGGGCGACGGCGCAGATGGTGGCGAACTGCTCGTCGCGCGCCGCGCCCTTCCCGACGTTTCCGGGGTTGATGCGGTATTTGTCGAGGGCGCGCGCGCACTCGGGGTGCTTCGTGAGCAGGCGGTGGCCGTTGTAGTGGAAGTCGCCGATGACCGGGGCGGCGCAACCCGCCGCGCGCGCGCGGCGCACGATCTCCGGCACGGCGTCGGCGGCCTGGGGCGTGTTGACGGTGATGCGGACCAACTCCGACCCGGCCTCCGCCAGGGCAATCACCTGCGCGGCCGTGCCTCCGGCGTCCTCGGTGTCCGTGTTGGTCATGGACTGCACCACGACGGGCGCGCCGCCGCCGACCGGCACGCCGCCGACCATCACCCGGACCGTGTCCCTGCGGGGCATGAAGGCCATGTCCGTCTCCTGTGTTTTCCGCGCGGAAAGAAAAAGGGGCGCGGACATTCTGTCCGCACCCCGGTCAGGCGTTCAACTTTCGGGCCGCCTACTTGAGGACGCCGCCCGTGTTCGCGCTGGTGACGAGCTGCTGGTAGCGGCGGAGCCAGCCGGTGAGGGCGCGGTCCGGCGGCGGGCCGAGGCGCCTGCGGCGCTCCGCCAGCACGGCGTCGTCCACGCAGAGCGTCATGGTGCGCCCGGGGATGTCAATCTCAATGATGTCGCCCGGCTCGACGAGGGCGATGGGCCCGCCGTCGGCGGCCTCGGGGCTGACATGGCCGATGCACGCGCCGCGCGTGCCGCCGGAGAAGCGCCCGTCGGTGATGAGGCTGACGCTCTTGCCGAGGCCCGCGCCCATGACGGCCGAGGTCGGCGCGAGCATCTCGCGCATGCCGGGGCCGCCCTTGGGGCCCTCGTAGCGGATGACGATGATGTCGCCCGGCTTCACGTCCCCCGCCAGGATGCCCGCCATGGCGGATTCCTCGCTCTCGTAGACCACCGCCGGGCCCTTGTTGTAAAGGACCTCCTTGTCCACGCCCGCCTCCTTGACTACCGCGCCGTCCGGGGCGAGGTTGCCGAAGAGGATGGCCAGGCCGCCGGTCGGGCTGTAGGGGGCGCCCACGGGCTTGATCACGTCCTTGTCGAGGGACCGCTTGTCCGCGATGTTCTCGCCGATGGTCTTCAGCGTGACCGTCGGGCAGTCCGGGTTGAGGATGCCCGGGCGCTCCGACAGCTCGCCGAGAATGGCGGAGATGCCGCCCGCGCGGTCCACGTCGGCCATGTGCCAGTGGTACGACGGCGAGACCTTGCAGATGTTCGGCACGCGGGCGCTGACCTCGTTCAGGCGCTCCAGCGGGTAGGAAACGCCCGCCTCGTGGGCGATGGCGAGCGCGTGTAGCACCGTGTTCGTCGAGCCGCCCATGGCCATGTCCAGCGCGAAGGCGTTGTCCAGCGAGGCCGGCGTGACGATGTCGCGGGGCCGCAGGTCCGCCTTGATGAGGGCCAGGGCCTGCCGCGCCGCCGCGCGCACCAGCTCCATCCGCCGCGGGTCCGTGGCCACGATGGTCCCGTTGCCGGGCAGTGCCATGCCGAGGGCCTCGCAGAGGCAGTTCATGGAGTTGGCGGTGAACATGCCGGAGCACGACCCGACGGACGGGC
This window encodes:
- the ispG gene encoding flavodoxin-dependent (E)-4-hydroxy-3-methylbut-2-enyl-diphosphate synthase, whose translation is MAFMPRRDTVRVMVGGVPVGGGAPVVVQSMTNTDTEDAGGTAAQVIALAEAGSELVRITVNTPQAADAVPEIVRRARAAGCAAPVIGDFHYNGHRLLTKHPECARALDKYRINPGNVGKGAARDEQFATICAVARDLGKPVRIGVNIGSLNPELVAEKMLENTRLDLGKSSEGVYNECMVLSALQSVELALACGLREDQIVVSCKTSRPADLVDLYRALAAQTRQPLHLGLTEAGMGAKGLVWSAASMGILLAEGIGDTVRVSLTPEPGGDRRGEVHAAQELLQALGLRQFAPSITACPGCGRTTSDAFQRLARSVQDHVRARMPQWRVRHPGVEGMKIAVMGCVVNGPGESKAANIGISLPGNGETPVCPVFVDGQKACSLSGDIVGVTERFLEMVEEYVRTHYPGE
- the ilvD gene encoding dihydroxy-acid dehydratase — protein: MESDVIKKGFERAPHRSLFYATGKVKKPSDFDKPFIGVCNSFVEVIPGHAHLDTLGRAAREAVEEAGGIAFEFNTIGVCDGVAMGHGGMKFSLPSRELIADCVETMVKAHRFDALICIPNCDKIVPGMLMGAMRCNIPTIFVSGGPMETGKPMNGKDTDLITVFEAVGAYKQGKISDAELAQMECSACPSVGSCSGMFTANSMNCLCEALGMALPGNGTIVATDPRRMELVRAAARQALALIKADLRPRDIVTPASLDNAFALDMAMGGSTNTVLHALAIAHEAGVSYPLERLNEVSARVPNICKVSPSYHWHMADVDRAGGISAILGELSERPGILNPDCPTVTLKTIGENIADKRSLDKDVIKPVGAPYSPTGGLAILFGNLAPDGAVVKEAGVDKEVLYNKGPAVVYESEESAMAGILAGDVKPGDIIVIRYEGPKGGPGMREMLAPTSAVMGAGLGKSVSLITDGRFSGGTRGACIGHVSPEAADGGPIALVEPGDIIEIDIPGRTMTLCVDDAVLAERRRRLGPPPDRALTGWLRRYQQLVTSANTGGVLK